The region aaataattacatgtacaattttacaaaaaaaaataataatatacaccaccagtcaaaagtttttgaacagtaagatttttagtctcttctgctcaccaagccagtatttatttaatccaaaatacagcaaaaacagtaatgtgaaatatttgtacaatttaaaagaactgctttctatttgaatgtattttaaaatgcagtttattcctgtgatcaaagctgaattttctgcatcattactccagtcttcagtgtattaacataataataataataataataataataataataataataataataataataataataaaataataataaatgtttttgagcatcaaatcagcatattagaatgatttctgaaggatcatgtgactggagtaagtcacctttgaaatcacaggaataaattttcattttaatagaaatatagaaaattgttattttaaatagtaaaaatattatacaaatattttaaaattggactgtttttgctgtacttcggattaaataaatgcaggcttgatgagcagaagatatttcttttaaaaacataaaaaaaaatctcactgttcaaaaacttttgactggttgtgtttaacaaaaagatatgctccaaatattataaagtctgagcagctgaatgaacagctgaatgatcagataaacagttgttgacatgcagtacacacacacatacatacatagactacacagagagattccttgctttaatatatcctccgattctccctccaggtagtctttgatggcattctgctgatttttactgtccatctggagaaagggaggccctgtcacctccccacagaataacccacgatgactctgtaccacgctggaccaatgtcccttacaaacttccacttaatgtcctcttggcgctcctgttaaaaatagagaatacatacgttttgggggtatatgtgtcccataaaaattatttacctcatcattctacatcaacatatttatgattttaaaccacaaaaatcaatcaatatctaaagaaatgctctcaccatacctccatgcaccactgcatggcttatgtggtccgTCAAGTGAattgtaacaagtaattttctttactggtgaaactgcagcagggaccccttaacccgggagaactgccctgcatcaggcttggactgaaaatgtgtagaatactgtaaaacatgacaaacaaacattatatgatcttttcgttaatatagaagaatacaaagataatttgtggcatacacagagttatccagcaagacattgtgaaatgatgcggttgcccaaACAAAGTTACTGTTcatgggtactgtgatcagagtatatcattaaagatgtcatatgtatgtggtggcttttttttttttttggtgtgtgtgtgtgtgtgtgtgtgtgtgtgtgtgtgtgtgtgtgtgtgtgtgtgtgtgtgtgtgtgtgtgtgtgtgtgtgtgtgtgtgtgtgtgtgtgtgtgtgtgtgtgtgtgtgtggtggggggggcaggtaagtacatatgtgtgagagggatgaagtgtgtgtctgagtgggtgagatgagtgttatgtgtgggggggaagggtataaaaatattgcacattgattcataattgattttatgttgtaagacttgtgccttctatctatctatctatctatctatctatctatctatctacacatgtatgtatgtatatatgtatgtattagtgtgtgtgtgtgtgtgtgtgtgtgtgtgtgtgtacgcatgcatgccacgaatacatacatacatacatatatacatacatgtgtggatagatagaccccccccccaacataaaaacactcatctcaccccccacccccaaacacacacacacacatacacacacacacatatatataagtatatttgttgctagctaagcaataacgtgcctgtgtgaagttgaaattaaaaatacttactgttgtttatgcacgtGTACACAAACGACGCACACattcttaaagttgtcaacgtttTAAGTGTTGTtaaagaccaaagatattttttttaacttaccgacacggcaaacaacagcttcttttttagcggttggcaaacaatacaaattatcttcttatcgatgcttcttcctgtttcaaaatgaatgagaatgtgacatattttgacatgggcgtggtctgtgacgtcacacttggatgtgggccgggttggatgtccaccacaggctgcagcgagacgctcctcaATAAGGAAGTGATAATGCTTTGCAGCTTCCCCTGACTGTAGTATAGGAAAAGATTCAAAACCTCAGAGTATCAGTAACAGCGCCATCTGCTGCCTCATAATATGCACATCAGCCAGGAATGATGGGAAATAACAAACAAggaaacatttttgaatttgcaGTTTATTGTGTAGTATGTTTGTATATTTCAAGAAATGCTATTCATCCGATttaaactccacacacacacacacacacacacacacacacacacacacacacacacacacacacacacacatttactactattacacatacagtatatacacatatatactactatatgctgttttcattcaaaattaaCCAGTATAAAGAACTGTAGGTTGTCagttttgtttgtacagtataccACTAAACCTATTgctgtttattattcattattctttCATTCTGAAGCATTGAATAACAGAATACTAAACTGTTACATTAATAGCGCTTTATTTTCTGCCCTGAAAACATGAACAATGAGACTAAAGGGTGAAACACTGTAACTCATAAATgaagtaaacaaaatatattatacaaaatgaaaatgaaaaacatttttttccatccATTTGCCTTGATCTCTGTATAAAATAATTCACACACGTCTTCAACTTCTCTCCCATCTTTTCAGCACTTCACTTCTGTGTGTCCCAAATACTATGTCATCTGCTtgtcaaattgaaaaaaaaaaagtggagagcaatttttataattaattattttataaaataatttatttattattttaataaaaaccttgctatgtgtactgtgttaggctaactgagacttatcaCAGCACTTaaatattattgctcttttgttggttttgattacttttattgtcttcatttgtaagtcactttggataaaagcatctgccaaatgcctaaatgtaaaatttgaattatcttaattatttGCGTCAGTACTTGATATTatattcttcatatcaattaagaCATTATGCAAATTTTTTCTTACTCCTTTTGTTAAGAAAATGTTTGGGAAAAAGTCATTTAGGTATAAGGCTCTGGCAAATTGGAATAATATACCTTTAAATGTACAATCTCTGACttcattttatatgtttaaaaatggttttcttgtttttaaacttCTTGTAATTGCTTTAAATGATGTatctatgtttatatttataagtgctaggtaaatataaatataattgttaatatttaatgtgttaatattGTAGTAGGGTGTGTTATGTTGTTTTGATTGTTGTgatcgttgttgttgttttgttatgttatctAAATTTTGTGTATTAGGACCCCCTTGAAAACGAGATGATGCATCCCAAGGGGTTTATCCCAAATAATAAATgtgttgcaataataataataataataataataataatagaaaaccCTCTGTAAAATCCAGACAATAACCATAACAGTAACTTACCGTTACATCTTCATATACAGATTCGGTCAACTTCTCATCAGAAGCTTGATATATGTTGTGATAAGTTCTGGACTGATTCATCtttgctaataaaaaaaagaagaagaagaaacaacaacaacaataacaacaacaaaaactgaataGACAAGTAACTTATGCTTATAAATAACTCACCATACAGTTCACAACTACATTCAGACATTCAGTCTTTTAGTTACTAGTCAACTGACCTGATCAATAAACTACTGATAACCTAACTAATTTTTCTCACCTGAGACTCCTGTGTGTCTTTTCTCTTCTTCATCCTGCTTCgccttaaaaacaaattaatatgttTCATAATAAAGTATACAAATAATATGTGCTTATAGAGCAATCTTGGATTTAAGTGCATCTATGTAATGATAATTTAATACTTCTGACCAATGGACAGTCTTACGtatcatcatttttatttgttgaatcaTTAGGGTTGTTCTACTTGAAGCAGATCACCACCATCTGACCGATCGGTGTATAACATAAAAGTACCATGAGAGCGAATAGAGAGCAGATGCTACGTATGCTTTTTAATCACTCTCAAGGTGCTTTGATATCATACACCGATCAGTCTGTGCAGTGCTGTTCAAGTCCAATGAGCctaaagccctgttcacaccaCCAGCAACTTTTTTGTTGCTTGTCGCTGGCAATTGAGATCGCTAGTGGGCATTCCCACTACTGGTTGCCTAGTTACCCCACGTAACACTCCACTACAGCAGATAAATCACGTGCTCTCCACTGACTTCACTCCCATTGGTTGTTGCTCGCTAAAATTcactgcttatttgcataaagtttaaGAATTCTGAACTTTAGTCGCTTGACTTGCATCGCTTGACATGCCCACATTCCGTCGCCAATGGTCACTGTTGCTTGTGTCGCCAGAAGTCCCCAGCTCTCCATTAAAAATTAGTGGGATTATGTTGCTCTGTCGCTGTTTGTGTCGCTGGCGGTGTGGACGGGGCTTAATGGTTCACCCAATTCCTTCAAAACGTGGATTAATGCCGCTGTGTGTTGCTTGGAAATGAACAGTTctgctttgtctttatattttcttttgcaaaaattGAGTCGTAATTTATTAATTAGCtaaatttctcagaccacattgctaaatgTGCCCTCTCCTGCAAAATTTGCTCTATACAAAATagggaagatcaggccctttctttcagaacatgctgcacaactccttgttcaagctcttgtttcGTCCAGACGGGCATATTACAATGGTTTCTTGGCACTTTGGCAGGGCTTcaagccagttctatcaaacctcaTCAGTTAATCCGGCTGCAAGGTTAgtctttaatgagccaaaaagagcGCATgttacacctctgtttatcaatttgcactgtctaacaatagctgctcgcataaaattcaagacaTAGATTTTTGCCTACAAAACACACTGGCTCTGCACATCTTCACCTCaattcactacttcagacttatgtgttAAGTTGATCTACTGATTATTTCTACTTATTACAGAGTGCTGAATCTCATCAACGAGTAGTCGTGtgatctctctgtgtgtgagggTCACCAGTCCATGCTACACAATCAACGTGCAAACTTTGCACAAGACTTATACCGATGAATGTCTTTTACCAGaaagtgaaatttaaaactgACGGCGCTTTCTGCATCTGGCGCTGCATTAACTCCATATGTACTCTTAGAGATGACGAGAGACTAATCTACTTCATATGCTGAGAACAgtataactgttttaatttattcttttaatgtttctcttgtggcccgaacATAGTGAGAAATGTATTTTGCTCTTAATTTTCATTGATGActacacaatttacattttttaattataggcctataattaattgtaggataataaacatgttttaaaatactttattaaaacatttccaaTGAGGAGTAAGCTAATTCTCTAATTCTCTAAGCATCAGTTATGCGGTGATGCACAATGAAATTATTGCAGtgcaaattaattgtatttttattttaatataataataataagccaaTACTAATAGCCCTACTAATAATAAGAATGGAAAATGAAATGTGACAtgcctacattaattggaaatgccaacTACTAATAATATATACTCTTAATCGTGCCCTGTGTGCCTGTCCACTAAGCCACTGATTATAGTGCCATCCCAAAAAGGCACAAAAGCAATTTCACGGACTTTTACATTTACTGTTCCATCCTGGTGGAATGTCCTAATCAACTCAATCCaaacagctgagtccttagccatcttcaagaaacggcTAAAACACTTCTCTTCCATCTATACCTGAACCTCTAACATCAGCACTTTATactctatttattttctatttacttgttttcttaaaaaaaaacaaacaaaaaaaacatgaccatTTAACACTTGCACGCTTTACAATATACtcgtttactttttatttaaaaaatagagcctctaacacactgtaaaaagtgatactctatatttactcaataaaattgtggcaacagattacaagcaatattattaattacatttaacacattagaattaattagaattaatcaaatgagatacttacaagcaatcattcaaaatgagtaaaataagatgaaaaaaataagtaaaatgtatacaaaaatattggtttggttggacaaaaaacgagaagcacctggctgcagcctgcatatagaggcgggtTGATAGGAAACCCACCCCATACCtcctctgattggttcgatcatctttcataggcatacatgataggaaattgtgtgcgtagttggtgtgcactgttaaaaaacaatacactatatttacttaataaaattgtggcaacagattacaagcaatattattaattaaattaaacacataagaattcattagaattaatcaaatgaaatgtttagaaattaaccattcaaaatgagtcaaatagcacaaaaaaaaaagtaaagtttaaaaaaaaaaaaattctttgagaaagaaaaaccactaacactatgctaatgaatactatgtttatgcataccaggccagtagttggtgattaagaaacacagcccaaaaatgtaattcacaaattcatgtttttgttgcttacatggagatgatacaggcattgtgttcaaaagcttatgttttcaagcccccaaaacagagttattgaagacacctgatgttaacaaacagaatcactgaagtagaataatctacattttggttaccattacggtggtcagtgtttgcttaagttgagctcttgacccttaaacttttaaacaatttttttggttgctttaattgtaatacagcagttagacaagccaaagaagaataagatcaggtggtgttggttgttttgacatcatttgatctagatttctgagttggttgtatCTTATCAGCAACAGGCGTCCTTTAGCTGAACAGTGTAACATCtgatattttcagcataatcagagagattcttagaagcacttctgatcacaacattaaaaaaaaaaaattttttatttttcatttaggcacacagacatcaagaatcaggctgagaacctcaacaatggtgaccatcaaaaagcatgttgcactgcattctgggttccaccaatcaaaactcaatttttagtagcttgttttgtgatgcttacagttcatctgttaatctgaatatgctgtttgtcaccattcttgagattcatacgctggttcttgatgtcactgtgtgcctaaaataagtcTTCCCTCtcccactacaatttttttcttaatcagaattcttaaactctggattttacagaaaattttgggtattctattgttgaattacaggggctgcaaTATTGAATGCTAATTTAACCCCGAGAACAAGCTATACTTgtaacactcaggccaaacaatgattatgtaaaatcataaccaacaccacctgatcttcTTTACTCTTAGCatgtctagctgttataattcagttccaacagccatacaaaaaatgtaatattaaaaagtcaagggtcaagatcccacctaaagcaaacactgaccactataatggtaaccctataaatttatccttttctccttcagtgattctttttgtgaactttaggtgtcttcaataactctgtttgggggccttaagacacaaagcttttgaacatgatgcctgtatcatatctatataagcaacaaaaatgtgaatttgtaaaaaggctgacatcatgtgcatgcatataatgttttcacttgGTGTTTTCATGATCACCAACTACAATCCTTACATGTATAACATagcattctttagcatagtgttttttgttgttgttgttgttgtttttttttctctcaatgaaatcaatatttttgtgtaaatgttacttaattttttcatgttcttctactcattttgaatggttgcttgtaagcatctaatttgattatttctaattaattctaatgtgttaaatttaattaataatattggatgtaaaattttaaacaattttattgagtaaataaagtgaatcattttttacagtgcactatAGTATTCTTGGTTCTTTCAATTCtacttgttttacttttatttaaatatgatccttgcttgctacatgtactgtgttaggctaactgattgctcttttgttggatttgattgcttttgttgtcctcatttttaaatcactttggataaaagcttctgccaaataactaaatgtaaaattttaattatccTAATTATTTTCGTCAGTGCTTGATATTATATTCTTCATATCAATCAAGacattatgcacattttttcttactctttgttGTTAAGAAAGGGTTTGGGGAAAAGTCATTTAGGTATAAGGCTCTGGCAGATTGGAATAATTtacctttaaatgtaaatgtacttcattttatatgtttaaaaatggttttcttgTTGAAACTTCTTGTAATTGCTTTAGATGATGTATCTATGCTTATATTTATAAGTGCtaggtaaatataaatataattgttaatatttcatGTGCTAATATTGTAGTAGGGTGTGTTATGTTGTTTTGATTGTTGTgatcgttgttgttgttttattatgttatctAATTTTTGTGTATTAGCACCCAATTGAAAACAAGATGATGCATCCCAAGGGGTTTATCCCAAAGAACAAATCtgttgcaacaacaacaacaacaataataataataataataataataataataataataataataatgataataacaataatgtaaaacCCTCTGTAAAATCCAGACAATAGCCATAACAATAACTTaccatttcattttcatatacAGATTCAGTCAACTTCACATCAGAAGCTTGACATATGTTGTGATGAGGTCTGGACAAGTTCATCTTtgccattaaagaaaaaaacaaaacaaaaacaaaaacaaaaacaaaacagattacaCAGGTAACTGATGCATATAAATAACTCACTATACAGTTCAAAACTACATTCAGACCTTCAGTCTTTTAGTTACTAGTCAACTGACCTGATCAATAAACTACTGATAACCTAACTAATTTTTCTCACCTGAGACTCCTGtgtgtcttttctctttttcaccctgtttcacattaaaaaataatgaatgtttcataATAAAGTATAGAAATAATATGTGCTTGTAGAGCAATCTTggattcataatttttatttgtaaaacaaaaaacaaaaacaaaatcaacacttGTAAAAAcggtccgtgtacttttgcgtccattcgtttttcgttttttaaccatgacggaaaaaacgaaaaaaagggaaaaaacgaaaaatgaacggctattgtatttttaaacgctatgctgaaaaccaaaattgaaattagaaccgtacacacaaaatgctgcccgaaaacgtaaaatattgacttcttttcagatttttgttaatgatttttttgcacttttaatgaacatttggaaaaatgcacaaattaatatatagaaaaatgtcgattttaaacaagttttctttggccaaatttagTGATGCTTCTCCGCACATTCAGTTGAGAACTAGAGCCGTCTTTGGAACAATGCAAAGACTTgatacagatattatttttaaaatagacattgcagaatcctgggaaatctatcatcataaaattatatattgggatataattttgtcataactttGTGTGCTGTATGGGTTATTGGAGAGGACCCATGCATGGTCGCTCAATGCACGTACAGTAGGCTACAATGTGTAGGCTACACATACcttatacattttgacatattttttgcCCTGTTCACTGATAGTGGCATTCGCATAATGCCGTGTTTAGGCcacagggctctagactcattcttcccactggtgtctgtttttttttcgactttctcagttggtcgcaggagcacatcatttggtcgcaggttttttttgttttgttttttttgctacagcatggcattaatcaatgcatgctgattaacttttatcatagtttatagttatggTAACGAGTTTtcaacattcaacccgttctttttcatcagtatcatttgtgatttaaattttgtgaatgggaattcctcttttgctgtgttataagtCAGACTTTGGACGCTTTCACTTCGAATTAGCGATCTTTGTGTCACGTTTTACAAggaaagataattgtctgttttgcttaggcTATATCtatacacttttcattttttaagactaaaacaaaagtttgattaattgttatacttaattaaaaagcacaacaacaataaaactataatatatatataagctataatgACAAACGAGATAGCctaacgtttattaacaaaaactagtaaGATGAGGCATGGCTCCACATGCTGTTATATACacagactaataaattacagaatgtttagcaaacagccaggaatcaaataaataaaaaacaaacaacaacaacaaacaaataataataaagaaagcctccatggcgtaacgtgaggtaaacagcaaagataacaagctttttgaaaacaaaaaaaagtgaaactaaactggCTGTCGCTGACAggacttgcatgttttttttgttgttgttgttgttttttccacaagaataccaacatgttcaccttctctggtttatgaagcagtctgatattttattttagtgtgaaatccAAATCCGCCATCTTCCATCATTTTCTTAATATTTGCGTCATTTTTGCCGAGCGTTGCTCGCACCTTCGCGCTCGTGCTGATGCTGCAAGTATAAACCATACCAGTCACTGAAAGTGCCTCTCTTCATGtgatcagtgaaatctgactcctgctaCAGTATGGAGCAGATGCTTTGGAGCAGGGCAGACCATGCACTAGCACAAATGCGACCACGTCAAATCTAAACTcgcacattctcaaaaaattgtgaaaaatgcgACCATTTTGGTTGCAGTCTATATGCAGATGTTTGCAGCGTGCAGCTGTCACTAGTCCAAACAGcatcatgaaaaactaaaatttattgAAATTCTGAATAAATTGGCCAAGAAAGCGCACTCTGCGctccctataataattataaagctgtcattcatttcagtttatcccGATCTCAAAAATCAGTTATAATCAATGAGGCTTGACCATAGGAGCtatgggtttagagagactgaatcttagaactgctttcgaacaaatcgtttgagaatcgttggaaaatgaggtgatattaaatgcatattctgagaaaacgaaagggttgtttgaccttgcatgcatgtaaacctattgtagaagactcccaaaacaacactaggaaccttagaaatggcataataggggcactttaagatcatttacatttacatttatgcatttagcatacaattttatccaaatcgacttacagtgcattcaggctatacggtttttattttttattaattaattaatttatttatttatttttaccagtatgtgtacagtatgtttaagatcataaaaatattgacgctaaaagtttttataaaacagttatggtAGCTACGTCAGTAGAGCGAGAGGGCGCTAGCGTTTgtataaagacagtaaaaatggtagaaattaaatttagcatttatatacattgaaaaacaagctttatatcatttttacaattttttatgaaatacgaattgtgaataatgaaaattagtttgtgtctgcttattctattcatcatagtttgaaccattaaagaagaaacggcattttccgtatttcatttctgggttaaaaaacgaaaaacgaatggacgcaaaaATACACGGACCAAAAACAATTAGACATTATCcatgtgactattttttttttttttttttttactgaacattATAAATCCAATTATGCACCAGCAAACGAATACTATGCACATCTTACCAAATCAACACCATCATGATAACAACTGCAGCTCCACAAACCATTCCAATAGATATGTACAATATCACAGGACATCCTACACCTGAGACCACAGaataaaatatcagaaaaaaaagcatttttattaccAAACTTATTGTGACAAGGatcatgaaacattaattttttttttttttttttttttgcttatatttactgaaaattataatagtaatgcTGGATTGTTCTTCAGCATCTTATGTTGTATAATATACTCACACATAACATTTAAAGTCACAGCATCAGAGTATTTCTCTCCATGTTCAGTAATGGACTTGCACTTGTATTCTCCACTGTGATTAGAGCTGATCTTTGAGATGCTGTAGATTCTTCCAGATCCTACAAATGTTCCTCCTTTAAACCAGCTAAAGTTCAGAGCAGGAGGGTATGAATCACTGTTGCAGCTCAGATTCACTGAATTACCCTCTACTAGTTGACAACATGGAGTCACTGCTACAAATGGGTGCTTTGGAGGATCTATAAGTAAATTGATGTTATTTTTaggtaatattttgtaatgtaaaacatTCTGTACTTCAGCAGAGATTGTATTAGAAACCATGCCATCTCACAGTCTGAATCTAAGCTTATATGCGATGAAAATAAGGAGAGCAAAAGTGTATTTAAACTAAGGACAGTCATGCAAAAAGTAAAATAGCCAGGCTGTGCAAGTGTTGCAGATGCTTGTACTTGGACTAAATAGACACTCAGAATCATTATTGATATAAACAATTGCTGTTATTTGCGGAATTATCGTCCTTGCATGGGTTGTGCTCCAGcatggatgaatctaatgttttgaggagtatgtgtggctgtcagtcaccCCACTGGAGTGGATATTGTACTCGGAATCACAGATTCTAAGCTACATTTTGgtatatatgacccaaataagcaTTTTCTCCGGATATTGTCATCTAAACAAGTAACAAGTCTGCTACTTTTTAACAAGTCTGCTACACGGATCCATTCGGTATAATTAAACATAGCAATataaacatgacaaatcaaaGCATTATCGTGAATGTATGGAAATGTCTGTGCAGGTGCATGAATACAATGTGCGATCAGTGcgtcaagagcactcatacatGCATTATTATAA is a window of Cyprinus carpio isolate SPL01 chromosome B1, ASM1834038v1, whole genome shotgun sequence DNA encoding:
- the LOC109067404 gene encoding B-cell receptor CD22-like, translated to MAPPLPLIFLLMIHRVSSSDWGVNYSHLYICALKNSSVIMSCNYTYPTGYKIEKVFWTKNPVNCENSPDLSEDPEYSQRLQYLGDKQQNCTIRLSHVTQKDSHMYYFRFTTDKPDGKWTGKPGVNLTVTDLQVEAPESVTEGQNVSLTCKSSCALTNRATFIWYRNSQPLTERRDRNNQLLLQSVRREDAGRYSCALHGHSYTSPPSAHLSVMYPPKHPFVAVTPCCQLVEGNSVNLSCNSDSYPPALNFSWFKGGTFVGSGRIYSISKISSNHSGEYKCKSITEHGEKYSDAVTLNVMCVGCPVILYISIGMVCGAAVVIMMVLIWVKKRKDTQESQMNLSRPHHNICQASDVKLTESVYENEMAKQDEEEKRHTGVSAKMNQSRTYHNIYQASDEKLTESVYEDVTSGEAAKHYHFLIEERLAAACGGHPTRPTSKCDVTDHAHVKICHILI